In a single window of the Sulfuricaulis sp. genome:
- a CDS encoding 3'-5' exonuclease, which translates to MNILAFDIETIPDVAAGRKLYGLDGLSDADIAQVMFAKRREQTGESEFLRHHLQRVAAISAVLRREDSLTVWSLGEPDSSEADLIRRFFDGIEKYTPTLVSWNGGGFDLPVLHYRCLTHGISAPRYWENGRDDQSFRWNNYLSRFHERHTDLMDVLAGYQPRAGAPLDEMAQLLGFPGKLGRHGSEVWGQYLDGKIGEIRDYCEFDALNTYLIYLRYELMRGNLDEAGYKREAEMVRKTLRDANKPHFNEFLKAWK; encoded by the coding sequence ATGAATATTCTTGCATTCGACATCGAAACCATCCCCGACGTTGCCGCCGGCCGCAAGCTGTACGGCCTCGACGGCCTCAGCGACGCCGATATCGCACAGGTCATGTTTGCCAAGCGCCGCGAACAAACCGGCGAATCGGAATTCCTGCGCCATCACTTGCAGCGCGTAGCAGCGATCTCGGCGGTGTTGCGGCGCGAAGACAGCCTCACGGTGTGGTCACTCGGCGAACCGGATTCCAGCGAGGCCGATCTGATCCGCCGTTTCTTCGATGGCATCGAGAAATACACGCCAACCCTGGTGAGCTGGAACGGTGGCGGCTTTGATCTGCCGGTATTGCATTACCGCTGCCTCACGCACGGTATTTCCGCGCCGCGTTACTGGGAAAACGGTCGCGACGATCAAAGTTTCCGCTGGAATAATTACCTGAGCCGCTTTCACGAACGCCACACCGACTTGATGGACGTGCTCGCCGGTTACCAGCCGCGTGCCGGCGCGCCGCTCGATGAGATGGCGCAACTGCTCGGCTTTCCCGGCAAACTCGGCCGCCACGGCAGCGAGGTGTGGGGCCAGTATCTGGATGGCAAGATCGGCGAGATTCGCGATTACTGCGAGTTCGACGCGCTCAATACTTATCTTATTTACTTGCGCTATGAGCTCATGCGCGGCAACCTCGACGAGGCCGGTTACAAGCGTGAAGCCGAAATGGTGCGCAAAACCCTGCGTGACGCCAATAAGCCACACTTCAATGAGTTTCTTAAAGCCTGGAAATAA
- the cysM gene encoding cysteine synthase CysM — protein MKLLEDFVGNTPQVRLQRLPGKTTNTIFAKLEGNNPAGSVKDRAALSMIKHAEARGEIKPGDTLIEATSGNTGIALAMAATMKGYRMVLIMPEHLSLERRAVMKAFGAELVLVTQKEGMEGARDLADKMEREGMGRVLDQFSNPDNPRAHYENTGPEIWRDTDGKITHFVSAMGTTGTIMGVSRFLKEKNSKIQIIGVQPSEGSQIPGIRAWPKEYLPKIYDANRVDRVMEVTQVEAEDMTRRLAREEGIFCGISSGGAMHAVLKLSQELKNAVIVTIICDRGDRYLSTNVFPE, from the coding sequence ATGAAACTTCTGGAAGATTTTGTCGGCAACACGCCGCAGGTCAGGCTGCAACGGCTGCCGGGCAAGACCACGAACACTATATTCGCCAAGCTGGAAGGCAATAATCCCGCCGGCTCGGTGAAGGACCGCGCGGCGCTGTCCATGATCAAGCACGCCGAGGCGCGCGGTGAAATCAAGCCTGGAGACACGCTGATCGAGGCCACCAGCGGCAATACCGGCATTGCGCTGGCCATGGCCGCGACCATGAAGGGCTATCGCATGGTGCTCATCATGCCGGAACATCTGAGCCTCGAACGCCGCGCCGTTATGAAAGCCTTCGGCGCCGAGCTGGTGCTGGTGACGCAGAAAGAGGGCATGGAAGGCGCGCGCGATCTGGCGGATAAAATGGAACGCGAAGGCATGGGCAGGGTGTTGGACCAGTTTTCCAACCCCGACAACCCGCGCGCGCACTACGAAAACACCGGCCCGGAAATCTGGCGCGACACCGACGGCAAGATCACGCACTTCGTCAGCGCCATGGGCACCACCGGCACCATCATGGGCGTGTCGCGTTTCCTGAAGGAAAAGAATTCGAAAATTCAGATCATCGGCGTGCAGCCATCCGAAGGCTCACAGATTCCCGGCATCCGCGCCTGGCCCAAGGAATACCTGCCAAAGATTTACGATGCCAACCGCGTTGATCGCGTCATGGAAGTAACCCAAGTGGAAGCGGAAGACATGACGCGCCGTCTGGCGCGCGAGGAGGGCATCTTCTGCGGCATCTCCTCCGGCGGCGCCATGCATGCCGTGCTCAAGCTCTCACAGGAACTGAAAAACGCCGTGATCGTCACCATCATCTGCGACCGCGGCGATCGTTATCTCTCGACCAACGTATTTCCCGAATAA